The Pseudomonas sp. DG56-2 genome contains a region encoding:
- the fdxH gene encoding formate dehydrogenase subunit beta: MSMQSQDIVRRSATSVLTPAPHTRDHQAEVAKLIDVSICIGCKACQVACNEWNDLRDEVGHNVGVYDNPADLSAETWTLMRFDEVEDESGKLEWLIRKDGCMHCADPGCLKACPQPGAIIQYANGIVDFQSEHCIGCGYCIAGCPFDVPRISQKDNKAYKCTLCVDRVSVGQEPACVKTCPTGAINFGSKQDMLHQAGERVTELQGRGFAGAGIYDPQGVGGTHVVYVLQHADKPQLYHKLPTDPRISTAIQGWKGWMKPVAAAAFFATLAGTLFHYIGVGPNEVDEQDEKHEEDTHA; the protein is encoded by the coding sequence ATGTCCATGCAATCCCAAGACATTGTCCGCCGTTCAGCCACCAGCGTGTTGACCCCGGCGCCACACACCCGCGACCACCAGGCCGAAGTGGCCAAGCTCATCGACGTGAGTATCTGCATCGGCTGCAAGGCCTGCCAGGTAGCGTGCAACGAGTGGAACGACCTGCGTGACGAAGTCGGTCACAACGTGGGGGTGTACGACAACCCGGCGGACCTGTCTGCCGAAACCTGGACGCTGATGCGCTTCGATGAAGTCGAAGATGAAAGCGGTAAGCTTGAATGGCTGATCCGCAAGGACGGCTGCATGCATTGCGCCGACCCTGGCTGCCTGAAGGCTTGTCCGCAGCCCGGTGCGATCATTCAGTACGCCAACGGCATCGTCGATTTTCAGTCCGAGCATTGCATCGGCTGCGGCTACTGCATTGCCGGCTGCCCTTTCGATGTACCACGCATCAGCCAGAAGGACAACAAGGCCTACAAATGCACGCTGTGCGTGGACCGCGTATCGGTCGGCCAGGAACCGGCCTGCGTCAAAACCTGTCCTACCGGCGCGATCAACTTCGGCAGCAAGCAGGACATGCTGCACCAGGCTGGCGAGCGGGTCACCGAGCTTCAGGGACGCGGTTTTGCCGGTGCCGGAATCTATGACCCGCAAGGCGTAGGCGGCACTCACGTGGTCTACGTGCTGCAGCATGCGGACAAACCCCAGCTGTATCACAAGCTGCCAACCGACCCGCGCATCAGCACTGCGATCCAGGGTTGGAAAGGCTGGATGAAGCCGGTGGCCGCCGCGGCGTTTTTCGCCACCCTCGCCGGCACCCTGTTCCATTACATCGGCGTGGGCCCCAACGAGGTCGACGAACAGGACGAGAAGCACGAGGAGGACACCCACGCATGA
- a CDS encoding formate dehydrogenase subunit gamma, which produces MNTDKLILRTRFIDRACHWFMVICFFAVALSGLSWFFPSFNGLNAVFGTPQLARILHPFFGVVVFVLLMFLFARFVRYNLPEREDAQWFRNVKQVLAGKHDPALNIGKYNAGQKVLFWGIMTLITVLLLSGVVIWRPYFAPLFSIPSIRIGLLVHAVAGISLILLIIGHAYLAFWVKGSIRGMVTGYVSRTWAKTHHDRWYRQINKQNKTGSKP; this is translated from the coding sequence ATGAACACCGACAAATTGATCCTGCGCACCCGCTTTATCGACCGCGCCTGCCACTGGTTCATGGTGATCTGCTTTTTCGCCGTGGCGTTGTCGGGCCTGTCGTGGTTCTTCCCCTCGTTCAACGGCCTCAACGCCGTGTTCGGCACCCCGCAGTTGGCACGTATTCTTCACCCCTTTTTCGGCGTGGTGGTGTTCGTTCTGCTGATGTTCCTGTTCGCGCGCTTCGTGCGCTACAACCTGCCGGAGCGCGAAGACGCGCAATGGTTCAGGAACGTCAAGCAAGTGCTGGCCGGCAAGCATGATCCGGCGTTGAACATCGGCAAATACAACGCCGGGCAGAAGGTGTTGTTCTGGGGCATCATGACCTTGATCACGGTGTTGCTGCTCAGCGGTGTGGTGATCTGGCGGCCGTATTTCGCGCCGCTGTTCTCGATCCCCAGCATTCGTATCGGCCTTCTGGTACACGCAGTAGCAGGTATTTCCTTGATTCTGCTGATCATCGGTCATGCCTACCTGGCGTTCTGGGTCAAGGGCTCGATTCGCGGCATGGTCACCGGCTACGTCAGCCGCACCTGGGCCAAGACCCACCATGACCGCTGGTACCGGCAGATCAACAAACAGAACAAAACCGGGAGCAAGCCATGA